From the genome of Parasteatoda tepidariorum isolate YZ-2023 chromosome X1, CAS_Ptep_4.0, whole genome shotgun sequence, one region includes:
- the LOC107452611 gene encoding cuticle protein 16.8, with protein MQLYFLFLLIALQVWKSRSLQLGRKVAIPAGGRVQYQHLDHSSYQFGYDTGTGPSQSFREETRHSNGTVQGRYGFIDPLGTLRIVDYIADGKGFRILSSLKLTAGPSSKKVPKTSRPTKPPTTKPTRKPLILPFLGPIPPFLPRST; from the coding sequence GTTTGGAAATCTCGGTCTCTTCAACTAGGTAGAAAAGTAGCTATACCTGCTGGAGGACGTGTTCAATATCAACATTTAGATCACTCTTCTTACCAGTTTGGATACGATACCGGCACTGGCCCAAGCCAATCCTTTAGAGAAGAGACTCGACATTCTAATGGAACAGTACAAGGACGCTATGGTTTCATAGACCCATTGGGAACACTACGAATTGTAGACTACATAGCAGACGGCAAAGGATTCCGTATACTTTCCTCATTGAAATTAACTGCAGGACCTTCATCTAAGAAAGTTCCAAAAACTTCAAGACCGACAAAGCCACCAACAACTAAGCCAACACGAAAACCTCTAATTCTGCCTTTTTTAGGACCTATTCCACCTTTCTTGCCACGaagtacttaa
- the LOC107443715 gene encoding uncharacterized protein → MKIIRFQLKRLVVVIFIIIVLFALHSVWNNEKISFDCVMSTDTEKKLDNLLDEIQKALVDLKLTYFLCYNSLWGALKFKKSLPWHTELELCVLNKELTAVDEGILNRIFKSHSLVIIYNSAGGFYKVNKFEENVPTATLTVFEEDQLTHQMRRVGWIHRVLPPNSCEELNCFPPELISEPMPTIMFGTNKVPVPRDSIEILKYLFPNSWWEDITPFHCRTSTERQII, encoded by the coding sequence ATGAAGATAATTAGATTTCAACTAAAACGTTTGGtagtagtaatttttataatcattgttTTGTTTGCTTTACATTCTGTGTGgaataatgaaaagatttcTTTTGATTGTGTCATGTCAActgatactgaaaaaaaattggacaaCTTGTTAGATGAAATACAGAAAGCTTTGGttgatttaaaacttacatattttttatgttacaatAGTTTATGGGGAGcactgaaatttaagaaatcactACCCTGGCATACAGAATTAGAActttgtgttttaaataaagaattaacaGCAGTAGATGAAGgtattttaaatcgaatttttaaaagtcacagtttagtaattatatataattcagcTGGTggattttataaagtaaataaattcgaGGAAAATGTTCCAACAGCTACATTAACTGTTTTTGAAGAAGATCAATTGACCCATCAAATGAGGAGAGTTGGGTGGATTCACAGAGTACTTCCACCAAATTCTTGTGAAGAACTTAACTGTTTTCCTCCAGAACTTATATCTGAACCCATGCCTACCATTATGTTTGGAACCAATAAAGTCCCTGTCCCACGTGATAgcattgaaattctaaaatatttatttccaaattcaTGGTGGGAAGATATTACACCTTTTCATTGTCGTACTTCAACTGAAAGACAAATTATATGA